A window from Pseudoliparis swirei isolate HS2019 ecotype Mariana Trench chromosome 17, NWPU_hadal_v1, whole genome shotgun sequence encodes these proteins:
- the zmiz1a gene encoding zinc finger MIZ domain-containing protein 1a isoform X1: MNTLPSMDRHIQQTNDRLMCIKQHLQNPANFHSAATELLDWCGDPRAFQRPFEQSLMGCLTVVSRVAAQQGYDLDLGYRLLAVCAANRDKFTPKSAETSTCRRCQSDSALLSSWCEELGRLLLLRHQKSRQNEPQGKVPTQPSMNSMKPGLTHSDGSFPYDSVPWQQNSNQPPGSLSVVTTVWGVTNTSQSQVLGNPMANSNNPMNPGGNQMGSGLSASAAGLNSAQFNTQQQQFANKGGSNQQYMQQGMYGRPGYPGGPGGYSGSYSGGPNPSQGGMGLGSHTRSPGDFTQPAAAAAAAAIAAAAATATATATATVAALQETQNKDMNQYGQICSSFQMGSSQTYNSQFMTQSGPRGPPGGMNPASMGSPMNNPNMSGPPMGMSQARTPGMVPFGAHGQRMPQQGYPGGPRQGMPMQGMKRPCPGEASYVGQQYGPNGQFPPQQGQYPTSNASRPLSSPNYPGQRMPGQQVQGQYPPGMPMSQYYKQEPFNGQSTNFSGGGYSYGQGNGPPRPVNYPHSPVPGNPTPPMTPGSSIPPYLSPNQDAKPPFPPDVKPNMTTLPPPPTNPNEELRLTFPVRDGVVLEPFRLEHNLAVSNHVYHLRPSVHQTLMWRSDLELQFKCYHHEDRQMNTNWPASVQVSVNATPLTIERGDNKTSHKPLHLKHVCQPGRNTIQITVTACCCSHLFVLQLVHRPSVRSVLQGLLKKRLLPAEHCITKVKRNFSSVAASAGSTPLNGEDGVEQTAIKVSLKCPITFRRIQLPARGHDCKHVQCFDLESYLQLNCERGTWKCPVCNKTALLEGLEVDQYMWGILNAIQNSEFEEVTIDPSCSWRPVPIKSELHIKEDPDGPLAKRFKTMSPSQMTMPNVMEMIAQLGPGTGPGPGAVLGPSPYPPHPSQHPSGNGGDYPGIGNSYHSQGNFDFPHGNPSGCGGGGGGGGPPMSDFIHGPQLSHPPDGPGGLLSQDKPLNHGINDAMSHTDQSHNSMQQSSHASPHRGSHSGPPLPHSGQSGPPLHHSGQPSQPPRQSQPQPHQQPQQPGQNSHPHSDLNFNPSSDGQMGHDVPEPSLDLLPELANPDELLSYLDPPDLPTNSNDDLLSLFENN; encoded by the exons ATGAACACGTTACCATCAATGGACCGGCACATCCAGCAGACCAATGACAGGCTGATGTGCATCAAACAG CACTTACAGAACCCGGCCAACTTCCACTCAGCGGCCACAGAGCTGCTCGACTGGTGTGGAGATCCCCGGGCCTTCCAGCGACCTTTCGAGCAAAGTCTCATGGGATGTCTGACG GTGGTGAGCCGCGTTGCTGCTCAGCAGGGGTATGACTTGGATCTGGGCTACAGGTTGCTGGCTGTGTGTGCAGCCAACAGGGACAAATTCACTCCCAAGTCTGCAG AAACCAGCACCTGCAGGAGATGTCAGAGTGACTCAG CCTTGCTGTCGTCGTGGTGCGAGGAGCTGGGTCGTCTCCTCCTGCTGCGCCACCAGAAGAGCAGGCAGAACGAACCGCAGGGAAAGGTTCCCACGCAGCCCAGTATGAACAGCATGAAGCCCGgcctcacacacag TGATGGATCCTTTCCCTATGACTCTGTCCCCTGGCAACAAAACTCCAACCAGCCCCCTGGGTCATTGTCTGTGGTTACAACAGTGTGGGGCGTGACCAACACGTCACAGAGTCAG GTGCTAGGTAACCCGATGGCAAACAGCAATAACCCCATGAATCCTGGAGGCAACCAAATGGGCTCGGGTCTGTCTGCCAGCGCAGCAGGGCTCAACTCAGCCCAGTTCAACACTCAGCAGCAACAGTTTGCAAACAAAGGAGGCTCCAACCAGCAGTACATGCAGCAGGGCATGTACGGCAGGCCTGGTTACCCTGGAGGTCCTGGGGGATACAGCGGGAG TTACTCTGGAGGCCCAAACCCTTCTCAAGGCGGCATGGGATTGGGCTCCCACACACGTTCTCCTGGTGACTTCACTCAgccggccgccgccgctgcagctgctgctatcgctgccgctgctgctacGGCAACGGCCACGGCAACGGCAACGGTGGCAGCTCTGCAGGAAACCCAGAACAAAGATATGAACCAGTATGGACAG ATATGTTCTTCGTTCCAAATGGGCTCCTCGCAGACCTATAACAGCCAGTTCATGACCCAGTCGGGCCCACGAGGCCCCCCTGGAGGTATGAATCCCGCCAGCATGGGTTCACCCATGAACAACCCCAATATGAGTGGACCTCCAATGGGCATGAGTCAGGCTCGAACCCCAGGCATGGTGCCGTTTGGGGCTCACGGTCAAAGGATGCCTCAGCAGGGGTATCCCGGAGGACCTCGGCAGGGAATGCCCATGCAGGGGATGAAGAGGCCGTGTCCTGGGGAG GCAAGTTACGTGGGTCAGCAGTACGGACCGAATGGTCAGTTCCCACCACAGCAGGGACAGTACCCCACATCAAACGCCTCCAGGCCGCTGTCATCTCCTAACTACCCCGGCCAAAGGATGCCAGGGCAGCAGGTCCAAGGGCAGTACCCACCTGGCATGCCCATGAGCCAGTACTACAAG CAAGAGCCCTTCAATGGTCAGAGCACCAACTTCTCTGGAGGCGGATACTCCTACGGCCAAGGCAACGGG CCCCCCAGGCCTGTTAACTACCCCCACTCCCCGGTGCCTGGAAACCCCACACCCCCCATGACCCCAGGAAGTAGTATCCCTCCATACCTGTCGCCAAACCAGGATGCGAAGCCCCCGTTTCCACCTGACGTGAAACCAAATATGACGACTCTTCCGCCCCCTCCAA CTAACCCCAACGAGGAGCTGAGGCTGACGTTCCCAGTTCGGGATGGAGTGGTGCTGGAGCCGTTCCGCTTGGAGCACAATCTGGCTGTCAGTAACCACGTTTACCACCTGCGACCCTCCGTCCACCAGACGCTCATGTGGAG GTCAGACCTGGAGCTGCAGTTTAAGTGCTACCACCATGAAGACAGGCAGATGAACACCAACTGGCCCGCCTCCGTCCAGGTCAGCGTCAACGCCACACCCCTCACCATCGAGAGGGGAGACAACAAAACCTCCCACAAACCCCTGCACCTGAAGCACGTCTGCCAACCTGGAAGAAACACCATACAGATAACGGTCACCGCCTGCTGTTGT TCCCACCTGTTTGTGCTGCAGCTGGTCCACAGGCCATCTGTGCGATCCGTCCTCCAGGGGCTCCTGAAGAAAAGACTCCTTCCTGCAGAACACTGCATCACCAAGG TTAAGCGGAACTTCAGCAGCGTGGCAGCCTCTGCAGGCAGCACTCCTCTGAACGGGGAAGACGGCGTGGAGCAGACGGCCATTAAGGTGTCGCTGAAATGTCCCATTACCTTCCGGCGCATCCAGCTACCGGCACGAGGGCACGACTGCAAACATGTCCAG TGCTTTGATCTAGAGTCCTACTTGCAGCTCAACTGTGAGAGAGGGACATGGAAGTGTCCTGTGTGCAA TAAAACGGCATTATTAGAAGGTCTGGAGGTGGACCAGTACATGTGGGGAATCCTCAATGCAATCCAAAA TTCAGAGTTTGAGGAGGTCACTATAGACCCTTCATGTAGCTGGCGACCTGTCCCCATAAAGTCTGAGCtccacatcaaagaggacccTGACGGACCCCTTGCCAAGCGCTTTAAGACCATGAGCCCCAGTCAGATGACCATGCCCAATGTGATGGAGATGATTGCCCAGCTAGGGCCCGGgacaggacctggacctggcgCTGTACTTGGTCCCAGCCCTTACCCCCCACACCCTAGTCAACATCCCAGTGGCAACGGGGGAGATTACCCCGGCATAG GCAACAGTTACCACAGCCAAGGGAACTTTGACTTCCCTCATGGGAACCCCTCtgggtgtggaggaggaggaggtggagggggtccCCCCATGAGTGACTTCATCCATGGCCCCCAGCTCTCCCACCCACCAGATGGCCCCGGTGGTCTCCTCTCCCAGGACAAGCCCCTCAACCATGGCATTAATGATGCA ATGTCCCATACCGATCAGTCCCATAACTCCATGCAGCAGAGCTCGCATGCGTCTCCCCACCGCGGCAGCCATTCAGGGCCGCCCTTACCTCACAGTGGCCAGTCAGGGCCGCCGTTGCATCACAGTGGCCAACCATCGCAGCCCCCTCGCCAGTCGCAGCCTCAGCCGCATCAGCAACCTCAGCAGCCCGGGCAGAACAGTCATCCCCACAGCGATCTGAACTTTAACCCCTCCTCAGATGGGCAGATGGGCCATGATGTGCCTGAACCCTCCCTAGAT CTGCTTCCAGAGCTGGCCAACCCCGACGAGTTACTATCATACCTGGACCCTCCCGACCTTCCCACCAACAGCAACGAcgaccttctctccctcttcgaGAACAACtag
- the zmiz1a gene encoding zinc finger MIZ domain-containing protein 1a isoform X2: MNTLPSMDRHIQQTNDRLMCIKQHLQNPANFHSAATELLDWCGDPRAFQRPFEQSLMGCLTVVSRVAAQQGYDLDLGYRLLAVCAANRDKFTPKSAALLSSWCEELGRLLLLRHQKSRQNEPQGKVPTQPSMNSMKPGLTHSDGSFPYDSVPWQQNSNQPPGSLSVVTTVWGVTNTSQSQVLGNPMANSNNPMNPGGNQMGSGLSASAAGLNSAQFNTQQQQFANKGGSNQQYMQQGMYGRPGYPGGPGGYSGSYSGGPNPSQGGMGLGSHTRSPGDFTQPAAAAAAAAIAAAAATATATATATVAALQETQNKDMNQYGQICSSFQMGSSQTYNSQFMTQSGPRGPPGGMNPASMGSPMNNPNMSGPPMGMSQARTPGMVPFGAHGQRMPQQGYPGGPRQGMPMQGMKRPCPGEASYVGQQYGPNGQFPPQQGQYPTSNASRPLSSPNYPGQRMPGQQVQGQYPPGMPMSQYYKQEPFNGQSTNFSGGGYSYGQGNGPPRPVNYPHSPVPGNPTPPMTPGSSIPPYLSPNQDAKPPFPPDVKPNMTTLPPPPTNPNEELRLTFPVRDGVVLEPFRLEHNLAVSNHVYHLRPSVHQTLMWRSDLELQFKCYHHEDRQMNTNWPASVQVSVNATPLTIERGDNKTSHKPLHLKHVCQPGRNTIQITVTACCCSHLFVLQLVHRPSVRSVLQGLLKKRLLPAEHCITKVKRNFSSVAASAGSTPLNGEDGVEQTAIKVSLKCPITFRRIQLPARGHDCKHVQCFDLESYLQLNCERGTWKCPVCNKTALLEGLEVDQYMWGILNAIQNSEFEEVTIDPSCSWRPVPIKSELHIKEDPDGPLAKRFKTMSPSQMTMPNVMEMIAQLGPGTGPGPGAVLGPSPYPPHPSQHPSGNGGDYPGIGNSYHSQGNFDFPHGNPSGCGGGGGGGGPPMSDFIHGPQLSHPPDGPGGLLSQDKPLNHGINDAMSHTDQSHNSMQQSSHASPHRGSHSGPPLPHSGQSGPPLHHSGQPSQPPRQSQPQPHQQPQQPGQNSHPHSDLNFNPSSDGQMGHDVPEPSLDLLPELANPDELLSYLDPPDLPTNSNDDLLSLFENN, translated from the exons ATGAACACGTTACCATCAATGGACCGGCACATCCAGCAGACCAATGACAGGCTGATGTGCATCAAACAG CACTTACAGAACCCGGCCAACTTCCACTCAGCGGCCACAGAGCTGCTCGACTGGTGTGGAGATCCCCGGGCCTTCCAGCGACCTTTCGAGCAAAGTCTCATGGGATGTCTGACG GTGGTGAGCCGCGTTGCTGCTCAGCAGGGGTATGACTTGGATCTGGGCTACAGGTTGCTGGCTGTGTGTGCAGCCAACAGGGACAAATTCACTCCCAAGTCTGCAG CCTTGCTGTCGTCGTGGTGCGAGGAGCTGGGTCGTCTCCTCCTGCTGCGCCACCAGAAGAGCAGGCAGAACGAACCGCAGGGAAAGGTTCCCACGCAGCCCAGTATGAACAGCATGAAGCCCGgcctcacacacag TGATGGATCCTTTCCCTATGACTCTGTCCCCTGGCAACAAAACTCCAACCAGCCCCCTGGGTCATTGTCTGTGGTTACAACAGTGTGGGGCGTGACCAACACGTCACAGAGTCAG GTGCTAGGTAACCCGATGGCAAACAGCAATAACCCCATGAATCCTGGAGGCAACCAAATGGGCTCGGGTCTGTCTGCCAGCGCAGCAGGGCTCAACTCAGCCCAGTTCAACACTCAGCAGCAACAGTTTGCAAACAAAGGAGGCTCCAACCAGCAGTACATGCAGCAGGGCATGTACGGCAGGCCTGGTTACCCTGGAGGTCCTGGGGGATACAGCGGGAG TTACTCTGGAGGCCCAAACCCTTCTCAAGGCGGCATGGGATTGGGCTCCCACACACGTTCTCCTGGTGACTTCACTCAgccggccgccgccgctgcagctgctgctatcgctgccgctgctgctacGGCAACGGCCACGGCAACGGCAACGGTGGCAGCTCTGCAGGAAACCCAGAACAAAGATATGAACCAGTATGGACAG ATATGTTCTTCGTTCCAAATGGGCTCCTCGCAGACCTATAACAGCCAGTTCATGACCCAGTCGGGCCCACGAGGCCCCCCTGGAGGTATGAATCCCGCCAGCATGGGTTCACCCATGAACAACCCCAATATGAGTGGACCTCCAATGGGCATGAGTCAGGCTCGAACCCCAGGCATGGTGCCGTTTGGGGCTCACGGTCAAAGGATGCCTCAGCAGGGGTATCCCGGAGGACCTCGGCAGGGAATGCCCATGCAGGGGATGAAGAGGCCGTGTCCTGGGGAG GCAAGTTACGTGGGTCAGCAGTACGGACCGAATGGTCAGTTCCCACCACAGCAGGGACAGTACCCCACATCAAACGCCTCCAGGCCGCTGTCATCTCCTAACTACCCCGGCCAAAGGATGCCAGGGCAGCAGGTCCAAGGGCAGTACCCACCTGGCATGCCCATGAGCCAGTACTACAAG CAAGAGCCCTTCAATGGTCAGAGCACCAACTTCTCTGGAGGCGGATACTCCTACGGCCAAGGCAACGGG CCCCCCAGGCCTGTTAACTACCCCCACTCCCCGGTGCCTGGAAACCCCACACCCCCCATGACCCCAGGAAGTAGTATCCCTCCATACCTGTCGCCAAACCAGGATGCGAAGCCCCCGTTTCCACCTGACGTGAAACCAAATATGACGACTCTTCCGCCCCCTCCAA CTAACCCCAACGAGGAGCTGAGGCTGACGTTCCCAGTTCGGGATGGAGTGGTGCTGGAGCCGTTCCGCTTGGAGCACAATCTGGCTGTCAGTAACCACGTTTACCACCTGCGACCCTCCGTCCACCAGACGCTCATGTGGAG GTCAGACCTGGAGCTGCAGTTTAAGTGCTACCACCATGAAGACAGGCAGATGAACACCAACTGGCCCGCCTCCGTCCAGGTCAGCGTCAACGCCACACCCCTCACCATCGAGAGGGGAGACAACAAAACCTCCCACAAACCCCTGCACCTGAAGCACGTCTGCCAACCTGGAAGAAACACCATACAGATAACGGTCACCGCCTGCTGTTGT TCCCACCTGTTTGTGCTGCAGCTGGTCCACAGGCCATCTGTGCGATCCGTCCTCCAGGGGCTCCTGAAGAAAAGACTCCTTCCTGCAGAACACTGCATCACCAAGG TTAAGCGGAACTTCAGCAGCGTGGCAGCCTCTGCAGGCAGCACTCCTCTGAACGGGGAAGACGGCGTGGAGCAGACGGCCATTAAGGTGTCGCTGAAATGTCCCATTACCTTCCGGCGCATCCAGCTACCGGCACGAGGGCACGACTGCAAACATGTCCAG TGCTTTGATCTAGAGTCCTACTTGCAGCTCAACTGTGAGAGAGGGACATGGAAGTGTCCTGTGTGCAA TAAAACGGCATTATTAGAAGGTCTGGAGGTGGACCAGTACATGTGGGGAATCCTCAATGCAATCCAAAA TTCAGAGTTTGAGGAGGTCACTATAGACCCTTCATGTAGCTGGCGACCTGTCCCCATAAAGTCTGAGCtccacatcaaagaggacccTGACGGACCCCTTGCCAAGCGCTTTAAGACCATGAGCCCCAGTCAGATGACCATGCCCAATGTGATGGAGATGATTGCCCAGCTAGGGCCCGGgacaggacctggacctggcgCTGTACTTGGTCCCAGCCCTTACCCCCCACACCCTAGTCAACATCCCAGTGGCAACGGGGGAGATTACCCCGGCATAG GCAACAGTTACCACAGCCAAGGGAACTTTGACTTCCCTCATGGGAACCCCTCtgggtgtggaggaggaggaggtggagggggtccCCCCATGAGTGACTTCATCCATGGCCCCCAGCTCTCCCACCCACCAGATGGCCCCGGTGGTCTCCTCTCCCAGGACAAGCCCCTCAACCATGGCATTAATGATGCA ATGTCCCATACCGATCAGTCCCATAACTCCATGCAGCAGAGCTCGCATGCGTCTCCCCACCGCGGCAGCCATTCAGGGCCGCCCTTACCTCACAGTGGCCAGTCAGGGCCGCCGTTGCATCACAGTGGCCAACCATCGCAGCCCCCTCGCCAGTCGCAGCCTCAGCCGCATCAGCAACCTCAGCAGCCCGGGCAGAACAGTCATCCCCACAGCGATCTGAACTTTAACCCCTCCTCAGATGGGCAGATGGGCCATGATGTGCCTGAACCCTCCCTAGAT CTGCTTCCAGAGCTGGCCAACCCCGACGAGTTACTATCATACCTGGACCCTCCCGACCTTCCCACCAACAGCAACGAcgaccttctctccctcttcgaGAACAACtag
- the zmiz1a gene encoding zinc finger MIZ domain-containing protein 1a isoform X3, with amino-acid sequence MNTLPSMDRHIQQTNDRLMCIKQHLQNPANFHSAATELLDWCGDPRAFQRPFEQSLMGCLTVVSRVAAQQGYDLDLGYRLLAVCAANRDKFTPKSAETSTCRRCQSDSALLSSWCEELGRLLLLRHQKSRQNEPQGKVPTQPSMNSMKPGLTHSDGSFPYDSVPWQQNSNQPPGSLSVVTTVWGVTNTSQSQVLGNPMANSNNPMNPGGNQMGSGLSASAAGLNSAQFNTQQQQFANKGGSNQQYMQQGMYGRPGYPGGPGGYSGSYSGGPNPSQGGMGLGSHTRSPGDFTQPAAAAAAAAIAAAAATATATATATVAALQETQNKDMNQYGQICSSFQMGSSQTYNSQFMTQSGPRGPPGGMNPASMGSPMNNPNMSGPPMGMSQARTPGMVPFGAHGQRMPQQGYPGGPRQGMPMQGMKRPCPGEASYVGQQYGPNGQFPPQQGQYPTSNASRPLSSPNYPGQRMPGQQVQGQYPPGMPMSQYYKQEPFNGQSTNFSGGGYSYGQGNGPPRPVNYPHSPVPGNPTPPMTPGSSIPPYLSPNQDAKPPFPPDVKPNMTTLPPPPTNPNEELRLTFPVRDGVVLEPFRLEHNLAVSNHVYHLRPSVHQTLMWRSDLELQFKCYHHEDRQMNTNWPASVQVSVNATPLTIERGDNKTSHKPLHLKHVCQPGRNTIQITVTACCCSHLFVLQLVHRPSVRSVLQGLLKKRLLPAEHCITKVKRNFSSVAASAGSTPLNGEDGVEQTAIKVSLKCPITFRRIQLPARGHDCKHVQCFDLESYLQLNCERGTWKCPVCNKTALLEGLEVDQYMWGILNAIQNSEFEEVTIDPSCSWRPVPIKSELHIKEDPDGPLAKRFKTMSPSQMTMPNVMEMIAQLGPGTGPGPGAVLGPSPYPPHPSQHPSGNGGDYPGIGNSYHSQGNFDFPHGNPSGCGGGGGGGGPPMSDFIHGPQLSHPPDGPGGLLSQDKPLNHGINDALLPELANPDELLSYLDPPDLPTNSNDDLLSLFENN; translated from the exons ATGAACACGTTACCATCAATGGACCGGCACATCCAGCAGACCAATGACAGGCTGATGTGCATCAAACAG CACTTACAGAACCCGGCCAACTTCCACTCAGCGGCCACAGAGCTGCTCGACTGGTGTGGAGATCCCCGGGCCTTCCAGCGACCTTTCGAGCAAAGTCTCATGGGATGTCTGACG GTGGTGAGCCGCGTTGCTGCTCAGCAGGGGTATGACTTGGATCTGGGCTACAGGTTGCTGGCTGTGTGTGCAGCCAACAGGGACAAATTCACTCCCAAGTCTGCAG AAACCAGCACCTGCAGGAGATGTCAGAGTGACTCAG CCTTGCTGTCGTCGTGGTGCGAGGAGCTGGGTCGTCTCCTCCTGCTGCGCCACCAGAAGAGCAGGCAGAACGAACCGCAGGGAAAGGTTCCCACGCAGCCCAGTATGAACAGCATGAAGCCCGgcctcacacacag TGATGGATCCTTTCCCTATGACTCTGTCCCCTGGCAACAAAACTCCAACCAGCCCCCTGGGTCATTGTCTGTGGTTACAACAGTGTGGGGCGTGACCAACACGTCACAGAGTCAG GTGCTAGGTAACCCGATGGCAAACAGCAATAACCCCATGAATCCTGGAGGCAACCAAATGGGCTCGGGTCTGTCTGCCAGCGCAGCAGGGCTCAACTCAGCCCAGTTCAACACTCAGCAGCAACAGTTTGCAAACAAAGGAGGCTCCAACCAGCAGTACATGCAGCAGGGCATGTACGGCAGGCCTGGTTACCCTGGAGGTCCTGGGGGATACAGCGGGAG TTACTCTGGAGGCCCAAACCCTTCTCAAGGCGGCATGGGATTGGGCTCCCACACACGTTCTCCTGGTGACTTCACTCAgccggccgccgccgctgcagctgctgctatcgctgccgctgctgctacGGCAACGGCCACGGCAACGGCAACGGTGGCAGCTCTGCAGGAAACCCAGAACAAAGATATGAACCAGTATGGACAG ATATGTTCTTCGTTCCAAATGGGCTCCTCGCAGACCTATAACAGCCAGTTCATGACCCAGTCGGGCCCACGAGGCCCCCCTGGAGGTATGAATCCCGCCAGCATGGGTTCACCCATGAACAACCCCAATATGAGTGGACCTCCAATGGGCATGAGTCAGGCTCGAACCCCAGGCATGGTGCCGTTTGGGGCTCACGGTCAAAGGATGCCTCAGCAGGGGTATCCCGGAGGACCTCGGCAGGGAATGCCCATGCAGGGGATGAAGAGGCCGTGTCCTGGGGAG GCAAGTTACGTGGGTCAGCAGTACGGACCGAATGGTCAGTTCCCACCACAGCAGGGACAGTACCCCACATCAAACGCCTCCAGGCCGCTGTCATCTCCTAACTACCCCGGCCAAAGGATGCCAGGGCAGCAGGTCCAAGGGCAGTACCCACCTGGCATGCCCATGAGCCAGTACTACAAG CAAGAGCCCTTCAATGGTCAGAGCACCAACTTCTCTGGAGGCGGATACTCCTACGGCCAAGGCAACGGG CCCCCCAGGCCTGTTAACTACCCCCACTCCCCGGTGCCTGGAAACCCCACACCCCCCATGACCCCAGGAAGTAGTATCCCTCCATACCTGTCGCCAAACCAGGATGCGAAGCCCCCGTTTCCACCTGACGTGAAACCAAATATGACGACTCTTCCGCCCCCTCCAA CTAACCCCAACGAGGAGCTGAGGCTGACGTTCCCAGTTCGGGATGGAGTGGTGCTGGAGCCGTTCCGCTTGGAGCACAATCTGGCTGTCAGTAACCACGTTTACCACCTGCGACCCTCCGTCCACCAGACGCTCATGTGGAG GTCAGACCTGGAGCTGCAGTTTAAGTGCTACCACCATGAAGACAGGCAGATGAACACCAACTGGCCCGCCTCCGTCCAGGTCAGCGTCAACGCCACACCCCTCACCATCGAGAGGGGAGACAACAAAACCTCCCACAAACCCCTGCACCTGAAGCACGTCTGCCAACCTGGAAGAAACACCATACAGATAACGGTCACCGCCTGCTGTTGT TCCCACCTGTTTGTGCTGCAGCTGGTCCACAGGCCATCTGTGCGATCCGTCCTCCAGGGGCTCCTGAAGAAAAGACTCCTTCCTGCAGAACACTGCATCACCAAGG TTAAGCGGAACTTCAGCAGCGTGGCAGCCTCTGCAGGCAGCACTCCTCTGAACGGGGAAGACGGCGTGGAGCAGACGGCCATTAAGGTGTCGCTGAAATGTCCCATTACCTTCCGGCGCATCCAGCTACCGGCACGAGGGCACGACTGCAAACATGTCCAG TGCTTTGATCTAGAGTCCTACTTGCAGCTCAACTGTGAGAGAGGGACATGGAAGTGTCCTGTGTGCAA TAAAACGGCATTATTAGAAGGTCTGGAGGTGGACCAGTACATGTGGGGAATCCTCAATGCAATCCAAAA TTCAGAGTTTGAGGAGGTCACTATAGACCCTTCATGTAGCTGGCGACCTGTCCCCATAAAGTCTGAGCtccacatcaaagaggacccTGACGGACCCCTTGCCAAGCGCTTTAAGACCATGAGCCCCAGTCAGATGACCATGCCCAATGTGATGGAGATGATTGCCCAGCTAGGGCCCGGgacaggacctggacctggcgCTGTACTTGGTCCCAGCCCTTACCCCCCACACCCTAGTCAACATCCCAGTGGCAACGGGGGAGATTACCCCGGCATAG GCAACAGTTACCACAGCCAAGGGAACTTTGACTTCCCTCATGGGAACCCCTCtgggtgtggaggaggaggaggtggagggggtccCCCCATGAGTGACTTCATCCATGGCCCCCAGCTCTCCCACCCACCAGATGGCCCCGGTGGTCTCCTCTCCCAGGACAAGCCCCTCAACCATGGCATTAATGATGCA CTGCTTCCAGAGCTGGCCAACCCCGACGAGTTACTATCATACCTGGACCCTCCCGACCTTCCCACCAACAGCAACGAcgaccttctctccctcttcgaGAACAACtag